Proteins co-encoded in one Streptococcus parauberis NCFD 2020 genomic window:
- the fabZ gene encoding 3-hydroxyacyl-ACP dehydratase FabZ, producing MIDIKAIQEALPHRYPMLLVDRVLEVSDDQIIALKNVTINEPFFEGHFPGYPVMPGVLIMEALAQTAGVLELSKEENKGKLVFYAGMDKVKFKKQVVPGDQLIMTATFVKRRGTIAVVEAKAEVDGKLAASGTLTFAIGN from the coding sequence ATGATCGATATTAAAGCTATTCAAGAAGCTTTGCCCCATCGATACCCAATGCTTCTAGTTGACCGTGTATTGGAAGTGTCAGATGATCAGATTATAGCTTTGAAAAATGTTACAATCAATGAACCTTTTTTTGAAGGGCATTTCCCGGGCTATCCAGTAATGCCTGGTGTTCTTATCATGGAAGCCTTAGCACAAACAGCAGGTGTCCTAGAATTATCAAAAGAAGAAAACAAAGGGAAACTAGTTTTCTACGCAGGTATGGATAAAGTTAAATTTAAAAAACAAGTTGTTCCAGGTGATCAATTAATCATGACTGCGACATTTGTTAAACGCCGTGGCACTATTGCAGTTGTCGAGGCAAAAGCAGAAGTTGATGGGAAATTAGCCGCAAGTGGCACCTTAACCTTTGCAATTGGAAACTAA
- the dnaK gene encoding molecular chaperone DnaK yields MSKIIGIDLGTTNSAVAVLEGTESKIIANPEGNRTTPSVVSFKNGEIIVGDAAKRQAVTNPETVISIKSKMGTSEKVSANGKEYTPQEISAMILQYLKGYAEDYLGEKVEKAVITVPAYFNDAQRQATKDAGKIAGLEVERIVNEPTAAALAYGMDKTDKEEKILVFDLGGGTFDVSILELGDGVFDVLATAGDNKLGGDDFDQKIIDFLVEEFKKENGIDLSQDKMALQRLKDAAEKAKKDLSGVTQTQISLPFITAGSAGPLHLEMSMSRAKFDDLTRDLVERTKTPVRRALSDAGLSLSEIDEVILVGGSTRIPAVVDAVKSETGKEPNKSVNPDEVVAMGAAIQGAVITGDVKDVVLLDVTPLSLGIETMGGVFTKLIDRNTTIPTSKSQVFSTAADNQPAVDIHVLQGERPMAADNKTLGRFQLTDIPAAPRGIPQIEVTFDIDKNGIVSVKAKDLGTQKEQHIVIKSNDGLSEDEIDRMMKDAEANAEADAKRKEEVDLKNEVDQAIFATEKTIKETEGKGFDTERDAAQSALDELKAAQESGNLEEMKAKLEALNEKAQALAVKMYEQAAAAQQAAQGAEGAQSTDQASNGDDVVDGEFTEK; encoded by the coding sequence ATGTCTAAAATTATTGGTATTGACTTAGGTACAACTAACTCAGCTGTAGCAGTACTTGAAGGTACTGAATCAAAAATTATTGCAAACCCAGAAGGAAATCGTACAACACCCTCAGTAGTATCATTTAAAAATGGTGAAATCATCGTTGGTGATGCTGCAAAACGTCAAGCAGTGACAAATCCAGAAACAGTAATTTCTATTAAATCTAAAATGGGTACTTCTGAAAAAGTTTCTGCAAATGGTAAAGAATACACTCCACAAGAAATTTCAGCAATGATTCTTCAATACCTTAAAGGTTATGCTGAAGACTATCTTGGTGAAAAAGTAGAAAAAGCCGTTATCACTGTACCTGCTTACTTTAACGACGCACAACGTCAAGCTACCAAAGATGCTGGTAAAATTGCTGGTTTAGAAGTTGAACGTATTGTTAACGAACCTACAGCAGCAGCTTTAGCATATGGTATGGATAAAACTGATAAAGAAGAAAAAATCTTAGTATTTGACCTTGGTGGTGGTACTTTTGACGTATCAATTCTTGAATTAGGTGATGGTGTCTTTGATGTACTAGCTACTGCAGGTGATAACAAACTTGGTGGGGATGACTTTGACCAAAAAATTATTGATTTCTTAGTAGAAGAATTCAAAAAAGAAAACGGCATTGACCTTTCACAAGATAAAATGGCATTACAACGTTTGAAAGATGCTGCTGAAAAAGCTAAAAAAGATCTTTCAGGTGTTACTCAAACACAAATTAGCTTGCCATTTATTACTGCTGGTAGCGCTGGCCCGCTTCACTTAGAAATGAGTATGTCTCGTGCGAAATTCGATGATCTTACACGTGACTTAGTAGAACGTACTAAAACACCAGTTCGTCGTGCATTATCAGATGCTGGTCTTTCATTATCGGAAATTGATGAAGTTATCTTAGTTGGTGGTTCAACCCGTATCCCAGCTGTTGTTGATGCTGTTAAATCTGAAACTGGTAAAGAACCAAATAAATCAGTTAACCCTGATGAAGTTGTAGCGATGGGTGCTGCAATTCAAGGTGCTGTTATCACTGGTGATGTTAAAGATGTCGTACTCTTAGATGTAACTCCATTATCACTTGGTATTGAAACAATGGGTGGTGTATTTACTAAACTAATTGATCGTAACACAACCATTCCAACTTCTAAATCACAAGTCTTCTCAACAGCAGCAGATAACCAACCAGCTGTTGATATCCATGTACTTCAAGGTGAACGCCCAATGGCAGCAGATAACAAAACACTTGGTCGATTCCAATTGACTGATATTCCAGCTGCACCACGCGGAATCCCTCAAATTGAAGTAACTTTTGATATTGACAAAAATGGTATTGTTTCTGTTAAAGCAAAAGACCTAGGTACTCAAAAAGAACAACATATCGTTATTAAATCAAATGATGGTTTGAGTGAAGATGAAATCGATCGTATGATGAAAGATGCTGAAGCTAATGCTGAAGCAGATGCGAAACGCAAAGAAGAAGTTGACCTTAAAAACGAAGTTGACCAAGCTATTTTCGCAACTGAAAAAACAATTAAAGAAACCGAAGGCAAAGGATTCGACACAGAACGCGATGCTGCTCAATCAGCTCTTGATGAATTAAAAGCTGCTCAAGAATCAGGTAACCTTGAAGAAATGAAAGCTAAACTTGAAGCATTAAATGAAAAAGCTCAAGCATTAGCAGTTAAGATGTATGAACAAGCTGCAGCAGCCCAACAAGCAGCTCAAGGTGCTGAAGGCGCTCAATCTACAGACCAAGCTTCAAATGGTGATGATGTTGTAGATGGTGAATTCACGGAAAAATAA
- the fabD gene encoding ACP S-malonyltransferase has protein sequence MTKLAFLFAGQGAQTVGMARDLYDTYPIVKVTFEQANSVLGYDIRSLIDQDSEKLNQTRYTQPAILTTSVAIYRLLVEKGIHPDLVAGLSLGEYSALVATDALSFEDALQLVQKRGQLMEEAAPAGTGKMVAILNTDASIIETACEQASSLGVVAPANYNTPNQIVIGGQVEAVERALVLLKEEGVKRMIPLNVSGPFHTALLESASQELAKVLEKQDFKEMMVPLVGNTEASVMKSSRIKELLTRQVMEPVRFYDSIETIRSMGINHFVEIGPGKVLTGFVKKIDKNLSCISIDSVESLKQYLNQ, from the coding sequence ATGACGAAACTTGCATTTCTATTTGCAGGACAAGGTGCTCAAACAGTTGGCATGGCTAGAGATTTGTATGACACATATCCAATTGTTAAAGTAACGTTTGAGCAGGCCAATTCAGTTTTGGGTTATGATATTCGTTCTTTAATCGATCAAGATTCAGAAAAGCTCAATCAAACCAGATATACTCAACCAGCCATTTTAACGACTTCAGTAGCTATATACAGACTCCTAGTCGAAAAGGGGATTCATCCTGATTTAGTTGCTGGTTTGTCACTTGGCGAATATTCTGCACTGGTAGCTACTGATGCACTTTCTTTTGAAGATGCTCTGCAATTGGTCCAAAAAAGAGGACAATTAATGGAAGAAGCTGCTCCTGCCGGAACTGGTAAAATGGTTGCTATTTTGAACACGGATGCATCTATAATCGAGACTGCCTGTGAGCAGGCGTCTTCTTTAGGAGTCGTGGCTCCTGCTAATTACAATACACCAAATCAAATTGTGATTGGTGGTCAAGTTGAGGCAGTTGAACGAGCTTTGGTATTGCTGAAAGAAGAAGGGGTTAAACGAATGATTCCTTTGAATGTATCTGGTCCATTCCACACGGCACTGCTAGAGTCAGCAAGTCAAGAGTTGGCAAAAGTTCTTGAAAAACAAGATTTCAAAGAGATGATGGTTCCACTTGTAGGTAATACAGAAGCAAGTGTTATGAAATCAAGTCGAATTAAGGAGTTGTTAACTAGACAGGTAATGGAACCAGTTAGATTCTATGACAGTATTGAGACCATTCGTTCAATGGGAATTAACCATTTTGTTGAAATTGGTCCAGGAAAAGTACTTACTGGATTTGTTAAAAAAATTGACAAAAATTTATCATGTATAAGTATCGACTCGGTTGAGAGTCTTAAACAGTATCTTAATCAATAG
- the dnaJ gene encoding molecular chaperone DnaJ: protein MNNTEFYERLGVSKDASSDEIKKAYRKMSKKYHPDINKEAGAEQKYKDVQEAYETLSDSQKRAAYDQYGAAGAQGGFGGQGGFGGGFDGAGFGGFEDIFSSFFGGGGGMRNPNAPRQGDDLQYRVNLSFEEAVFGAEKEVTYNRESSCSTCNGSGAKPGTSPVTCGRCHGAGVINVDTQTPLGMMRRQVTCDVCHGTGKEIKEPCQTCHGTGHEKEVHKVSVKIPAGVETGQQIRLQGQGEAGTNGGPYGDLFVILNVLPSKQFERNGSTIYYTMNISFVQAALGANVDIPTVHGEVEMSIPAGTQTGKVFRLKGKGAPKLRGAGQGDQHVTINVVTPTKLNDQQKEALEAFAAASGESISRPKKKGFFDKMKDVIEDI, encoded by the coding sequence ATGAATAATACTGAATTTTATGAACGTCTTGGGGTATCAAAAGATGCTTCCTCGGATGAAATAAAAAAAGCTTATCGAAAAATGTCTAAAAAATATCATCCAGACATTAACAAAGAAGCCGGAGCTGAACAAAAATACAAAGATGTTCAAGAAGCTTATGAAACATTAAGTGATTCGCAAAAACGAGCTGCCTATGATCAATATGGTGCAGCTGGTGCGCAAGGCGGCTTTGGAGGACAAGGCGGTTTTGGTGGCGGTTTTGATGGGGCTGGCTTTGGTGGCTTTGAAGATATCTTTTCAAGTTTCTTCGGCGGCGGCGGTGGCATGCGTAATCCTAATGCGCCTCGACAAGGTGATGACCTTCAATACCGTGTCAATCTAAGTTTCGAGGAAGCTGTTTTTGGTGCCGAAAAAGAGGTTACTTATAACCGTGAGTCAAGTTGTTCAACATGTAATGGTTCTGGAGCTAAACCAGGTACAAGTCCTGTAACCTGTGGACGCTGTCATGGTGCAGGTGTTATCAATGTGGACACACAGACACCACTTGGTATGATGCGTCGCCAAGTTACATGTGATGTCTGCCACGGAACAGGTAAAGAAATCAAAGAACCATGTCAAACTTGTCACGGAACAGGTCATGAAAAAGAAGTACATAAAGTTTCTGTCAAAATTCCTGCAGGAGTTGAAACTGGTCAACAAATCCGCCTTCAAGGACAAGGTGAAGCTGGAACAAATGGTGGGCCTTATGGCGATCTTTTTGTTATTTTAAATGTATTGCCAAGCAAACAGTTTGAACGAAATGGCTCTACAATCTATTACACAATGAACATCAGCTTTGTTCAGGCCGCTCTGGGAGCAAATGTTGATATCCCGACAGTGCACGGAGAGGTAGAAATGTCTATCCCAGCAGGAACACAAACAGGTAAAGTCTTTAGACTCAAAGGCAAGGGGGCTCCAAAACTTCGCGGAGCTGGCCAAGGTGATCAACATGTAACCATTAATGTTGTGACACCGACAAAATTAAATGATCAACAAAAAGAAGCATTGGAAGCCTTCGCCGCAGCAAGTGGTGAAAGTATTTCACGCCCTAAGAAAAAGGGTTTCTTTGATAAAATGAAAGATGTCATTGAGGATATTTAA
- the fabK gene encoding enoyl-[acyl-carrier-protein] reductase FabK — translation MKTRITELLNIKYPIFQGGMAWVADGDLAGAVSNAGGLGIIGGGNAPKEVVKANIDKVKSITSNPFGVNIMLLSPFADDIVDLVIEEGVKVVTTGAGNPGRYMERLHAAGIQVIPVVPSVALAKRMEKLGVDAVITEGMEAGGHIGKLTTMTLVRQVVEAISIPVIAAGGIGDGAGAAAAFMLGAEAVQVGTRFAIATESNAHQNFKDKILKAKDIDTVVSAQVVGHPVRSIKNKLTSAYAKAEKEYLSDLKTVEDIEEMGAGSLRDAVVDGDVVNGSVMAGQIAGLINKEETCQEILEDIFYTAADVINKEAQRWASVSRI, via the coding sequence ATGAAAACACGTATTACTGAATTATTAAATATCAAATATCCAATCTTCCAAGGGGGTATGGCTTGGGTAGCAGATGGTGATTTAGCCGGGGCTGTTTCAAATGCTGGTGGTTTAGGTATTATTGGCGGGGGAAATGCACCCAAGGAAGTTGTCAAAGCTAATATTGATAAAGTAAAGTCAATTACTTCAAATCCTTTTGGAGTTAATATTATGCTCCTTTCGCCTTTTGCAGACGACATTGTCGATCTCGTTATCGAAGAAGGTGTAAAAGTAGTTACTACTGGTGCGGGTAACCCTGGTCGTTATATGGAGCGCCTTCATGCAGCAGGAATTCAAGTTATTCCGGTTGTTCCAAGTGTTGCATTAGCAAAACGAATGGAAAAACTAGGTGTTGATGCTGTTATCACTGAAGGAATGGAAGCTGGTGGGCACATTGGAAAATTAACAACGATGACCTTAGTTCGTCAAGTTGTAGAAGCAATCTCAATTCCCGTTATTGCTGCTGGTGGAATTGGTGATGGAGCTGGCGCGGCCGCAGCCTTTATGCTGGGAGCTGAAGCGGTGCAAGTTGGAACAAGATTTGCCATCGCAACCGAATCAAATGCGCACCAAAATTTCAAAGATAAAATCCTCAAGGCCAAAGATATTGATACAGTTGTTTCTGCTCAAGTTGTTGGACATCCAGTTCGCTCAATCAAAAATAAACTAACTTCAGCTTATGCAAAAGCAGAAAAAGAATATCTTTCTGATTTAAAAACGGTTGAGGATATTGAAGAAATGGGTGCGGGATCATTACGTGATGCGGTTGTTGACGGCGATGTTGTTAATGGCTCTGTTATGGCTGGGCAAATAGCTGGTTTAATCAACAAAGAAGAGACATGTCAGGAAATTCTAGAAGATATTTTCTACACAGCTGCCGATGTTATCAATAAAGAAGCACAGCGCTGGGCTTCAGTGAGCAGAATCTAG
- a CDS encoding acyl carrier protein, with amino-acid sequence MAVFEKVQEIIVEELGKEAEEVKMETTFDELDADSLDVFQVISEIEDAFDIQIETEEGIKTVGDLVAYVESKTK; translated from the coding sequence ATGGCAGTATTTGAAAAAGTTCAAGAAATTATCGTTGAGGAACTTGGTAAAGAAGCAGAAGAAGTGAAAATGGAAACAACTTTTGACGAGTTGGATGCTGACTCACTTGATGTATTCCAAGTTATCTCTGAAATTGAAGATGCGTTCGACATCCAAATTGAAACTGAAGAAGGCATTAAAACAGTAGGTGATTTAGTTGCCTATGTTGAATCAAAAACTAAATAA
- the fabG gene encoding 3-oxoacyl-[acyl-carrier-protein] reductase: protein MDIKEKNVFITGSTRGIGLAIAHQFAKAGANVVINGRSKISEDLLSQFKDYSGQALAISGDVSDYNDAKRMVEEASQSLGTIDVLINNAGITNDKLLLKMTEEDFEQVLKINLTGVFNMTQAVLKPMTKARQGAIINLSSVVGLTGNVGQANYAASKAGLIGFTKSVAREVAGRKVTVNAIAPGFIESDMTGALPEKMQTSILSQIPMKRIGQPEEVAQLALFLASQEYITGQVIAIDGGVTMQ from the coding sequence ATGGATATAAAAGAGAAAAATGTTTTTATTACAGGTTCAACACGAGGCATTGGTCTAGCAATTGCCCATCAATTTGCAAAAGCAGGTGCTAATGTTGTCATTAATGGTCGCTCAAAAATTTCGGAGGATTTATTAAGTCAGTTTAAAGATTATTCTGGACAAGCATTGGCGATTTCTGGTGATGTGTCAGATTACAATGACGCAAAACGGATGGTTGAAGAAGCTAGTCAATCATTAGGGACAATTGATGTCTTGATTAACAATGCTGGAATCACCAATGATAAACTTCTTTTAAAAATGACAGAAGAGGATTTTGAACAAGTCCTAAAAATCAATTTAACTGGTGTCTTTAATATGACCCAGGCTGTTTTGAAACCCATGACTAAAGCTCGACAAGGTGCAATTATTAACCTTTCAAGCGTTGTTGGTCTAACAGGTAATGTTGGCCAAGCTAACTATGCTGCTTCAAAAGCTGGTTTAATTGGTTTTACAAAGTCAGTTGCGCGTGAAGTTGCTGGTCGTAAAGTAACTGTTAATGCAATTGCACCAGGCTTTATTGAATCAGACATGACCGGTGCACTACCAGAAAAAATGCAAACATCGATTTTAAGTCAAATTCCAATGAAACGCATTGGTCAGCCAGAAGAAGTAGCACAGTTAGCTCTCTTTTTAGCCAGTCAAGAATATATTACAGGACAAGTTATCGCCATTGATGGTGGCGTAACCATGCAATAA
- a CDS encoding beta-ketoacyl-ACP synthase III → MPFAKISQVAHYVPDQKIENDKLSQILDTSHEWIQSRTGIESRFISFNENTSDLASQVALQLIEGAKLNSDQIDFIIVATITPDSMMPSTAALVQAKIKASHAFAFDLSAACSGFVYALAMGEKLIASGQYKKGLVIGAEVISKTIDWSDRTTAVLFGDGAGGVLLEESQEKHFLAESLHTDGSRGQSLQADQKPLASPYSETSQSNPYLTMDGRSIFDFAIRDVSKSVSELINSSAICKKEIDYVFFHQANRRILDKMAQKIALPREKFLENMMTYGNTSAASIPILLSESVKNGKIKLDGSQTILLAGFGGGLTWGSLIVKI, encoded by the coding sequence ATGCCTTTTGCAAAAATCAGTCAAGTAGCACACTATGTTCCAGACCAAAAAATTGAAAATGATAAACTAAGTCAAATTCTTGATACAAGTCATGAGTGGATTCAATCACGGACAGGAATTGAATCACGTTTTATTAGCTTTAATGAGAATACAAGTGATCTAGCTAGTCAGGTCGCTCTTCAATTAATCGAAGGAGCTAAACTTAATTCAGATCAAATTGACTTTATTATTGTGGCAACGATTACGCCTGATTCGATGATGCCTTCTACGGCAGCCTTGGTTCAAGCGAAAATAAAAGCAAGTCATGCTTTTGCCTTTGACTTATCTGCTGCCTGCAGTGGTTTTGTATATGCTTTAGCGATGGGTGAGAAATTGATTGCTTCAGGACAGTACAAAAAAGGACTAGTTATCGGGGCAGAAGTTATATCAAAAACAATTGATTGGTCAGACCGAACGACTGCAGTACTATTTGGTGATGGTGCTGGAGGGGTCTTACTTGAAGAGAGTCAAGAAAAACATTTTTTGGCTGAATCACTACATACTGACGGGTCACGTGGTCAGAGTTTACAAGCTGATCAGAAGCCATTGGCTTCACCTTATTCTGAAACTAGCCAGTCAAATCCTTATTTGACTATGGATGGTCGCTCAATTTTTGACTTTGCCATTCGAGATGTCTCAAAAAGCGTCTCTGAATTGATTAATAGCTCTGCTATTTGCAAAAAAGAAATTGATTATGTTTTTTTCCATCAAGCCAATCGACGTATCTTAGATAAAATGGCTCAAAAGATCGCTTTACCTCGAGAAAAATTTCTTGAGAATATGATGACTTATGGAAATACCAGTGCAGCAAGTATCCCAATCTTGCTTTCAGAGTCAGTTAAAAATGGGAAAATTAAATTAGATGGTAGCCAAACAATCTTGCTTGCCGGTTTCGGTGGAGGTTTGACATGGGGAAGTCTAATTGTTAAAATCTAG
- the fabM gene encoding trans-2-decenoyl-ACP isomerase, protein MNYQHILFEIDEDTAYLTFNRVEVANGFNIPMCQEILDALAIVKKKQAVRFLVIQAEGKIFSVGGDLVQMQEAVEQDDVNSLVKIAELVQDISYEIKQLPKPVILAADGAVAGAAFNIALAVDFCLASTNTKFVQAFVNVALAPDAGGLYLLTRAVGVNKATHLVMTGESVTAEKAFDYGFVYKAVEPEKLNRALEQLLKRLRRGSSNSYAAMKGLIWQSNFSDWDAYAKQELQSQKDLAFKEDFKEGVIAYAERRRPNFMGQ, encoded by the coding sequence ATGAATTATCAGCATATTCTTTTTGAAATTGATGAAGATACAGCCTACCTTACATTTAATCGAGTGGAGGTAGCCAATGGATTTAATATCCCCATGTGTCAAGAAATTTTAGATGCGCTAGCAATTGTCAAAAAAAAACAAGCAGTTCGTTTTCTTGTTATCCAAGCTGAGGGGAAAATCTTTTCAGTTGGTGGTGACTTGGTGCAAATGCAAGAAGCAGTCGAGCAGGATGATGTTAATTCTTTAGTGAAAATAGCTGAGCTTGTTCAAGATATCTCTTATGAGATTAAGCAATTACCCAAGCCTGTTATCTTAGCTGCGGATGGGGCAGTAGCTGGTGCAGCATTCAATATTGCTTTAGCTGTTGATTTTTGTCTGGCAAGCACTAATACCAAATTTGTCCAAGCTTTTGTAAATGTTGCCTTAGCTCCTGATGCTGGAGGCTTATACTTGTTAACTAGAGCTGTTGGCGTCAATAAAGCAACTCATTTGGTGATGACAGGTGAAAGCGTTACTGCTGAAAAAGCCTTTGATTATGGCTTTGTCTATAAAGCTGTAGAGCCTGAAAAACTAAATAGAGCATTGGAACAATTGCTAAAACGACTTAGAAGAGGATCTTCTAATTCTTATGCAGCAATGAAAGGGTTGATTTGGCAAAGTAATTTCTCAGATTGGGATGCTTATGCTAAACAAGAATTGCAAAGCCAAAAAGACCTAGCCTTTAAGGAAGATTTTAAAGAAGGTGTTATAGCCTATGCTGAAAGAAGAAGACCTAACTTTATGGGGCAATAA
- the accB gene encoding acetyl-CoA carboxylase biotin carboxyl carrier protein — MEIKDIKDLMAQFDDSSLKEFTYQTKEEAISFSKNEVKIENQKREFEVPQSPSKQLSEKSETELTFDSSRSNLSEEESTSAEGQVVNSPLVGVAYLSSAPEKDNFVTVGDQVKKGQTLLIIEAMKVMNEVPAPCDGIVTEILVNNEDLVEFGKGLVRIK, encoded by the coding sequence ATGGAAATCAAAGATATTAAAGATTTGATGGCACAATTTGATGATTCAAGTCTTAAAGAATTTACATACCAAACCAAAGAAGAAGCTATTTCATTTAGTAAAAATGAAGTTAAAATAGAAAATCAAAAAAGAGAATTTGAGGTACCACAAAGTCCATCAAAACAACTTAGTGAAAAGTCGGAGACTGAATTGACATTTGATAGCTCAAGAAGCAATCTTTCAGAGGAAGAATCAACAAGTGCAGAAGGTCAGGTAGTGAATAGTCCTTTAGTGGGTGTTGCCTATTTATCTTCAGCACCTGAGAAAGACAATTTTGTTACAGTTGGAGACCAGGTTAAAAAAGGACAAACACTCTTAATCATCGAAGCCATGAAAGTGATGAATGAAGTTCCAGCCCCATGTGATGGAATAGTAACTGAAATTCTTGTTAACAATGAGGACTTAGTCGAATTTGGGAAAGGATTAGTGAGAATTAAATGA
- the fabF gene encoding beta-ketoacyl-ACP synthase II has protein sequence MNGTRVVITGYGVTSPIGNTPAEFWTNLKEGNIGIGPITKFDSSDYQVKNAAQIDDFPFDKYFIRKDLNRFDMYSLYALYASLEAVENAKLDLDSLDPDRFGVIVATGIGGIKEIEDQVIRLHEKGPRRLKPMTLPKALPNMAAGNVAMRLKAQGICKSINTACASSNDAIGDAFHTIKFGLQDIMVVGGAEAAITPFAIAGFQALTALSTTEDPKRSSIPFDKDRNGFIMGEGSGMLVLESLEHAQKRGATILAEVVGYGNTCDAYHMTSPHPEGLGARKAIILALNEAGIEANQVDYVNAHGTSTPANEKGESSAIVATLGKQVPVSSTKSFTGHLLGAAGAVEAIATLEAMQHSYIPMTAGTQELSEDIEANVIMGQGQEAEIKYAISNTFGFGGHNAVLAFKKWENN, from the coding sequence ATGAACGGAACTAGAGTTGTAATTACAGGTTATGGTGTAACATCACCAATTGGAAATACACCAGCAGAATTTTGGACTAACTTGAAAGAAGGAAATATTGGGATTGGACCAATTACCAAATTTGACAGCAGTGACTATCAAGTGAAAAATGCGGCCCAAATAGATGATTTTCCTTTTGATAAATATTTTATCAGAAAAGATTTGAATCGTTTTGACATGTATTCATTGTATGCCCTTTATGCCTCATTAGAAGCTGTTGAAAATGCTAAATTAGATTTAGATAGTTTAGATCCAGATCGCTTTGGTGTTATAGTAGCAACAGGTATTGGGGGGATTAAAGAAATTGAAGATCAAGTTATTCGACTTCATGAAAAAGGACCACGACGCTTGAAACCAATGACATTACCAAAAGCCTTACCAAACATGGCAGCTGGAAATGTGGCAATGCGTTTGAAAGCACAAGGAATCTGTAAATCAATTAATACAGCATGTGCTTCTTCAAACGATGCCATTGGTGATGCTTTCCATACAATTAAGTTTGGTTTACAAGATATTATGGTTGTCGGTGGTGCAGAAGCAGCAATCACACCATTTGCTATCGCTGGCTTCCAGGCTTTGACGGCTTTATCTACTACAGAAGATCCAAAACGCAGTTCAATTCCATTTGATAAAGATCGTAATGGATTTATTATGGGTGAAGGATCTGGGATGCTTGTGCTTGAAAGTTTAGAGCATGCCCAAAAACGTGGAGCAACTATTTTAGCTGAAGTAGTCGGTTACGGGAATACTTGTGATGCCTATCATATGACTTCTCCTCATCCAGAAGGTCTCGGTGCGCGTAAGGCAATTATACTAGCCTTAAATGAAGCTGGTATTGAAGCTAATCAAGTAGATTATGTAAATGCTCATGGAACTTCTACACCAGCCAACGAAAAAGGTGAAAGTAGTGCCATTGTTGCAACTTTAGGAAAACAAGTTCCGGTTTCTTCAACTAAATCATTTACAGGTCACTTACTTGGTGCTGCTGGTGCAGTAGAGGCTATTGCAACTTTAGAAGCTATGCAACATTCTTACATCCCAATGACTGCTGGAACTCAAGAATTATCTGAAGATATTGAAGCAAATGTCATTATGGGACAAGGACAAGAAGCAGAAATTAAGTATGCTATTTCAAATACTTTTGGATTTGGCGGACACAATGCTGTTTTAGCCTTCAAAAAGTGGGAGAATAATTAA
- the fabT gene encoding fatty acid biosynthesis transcriptional regulator FabT yields MEYNKINDYLVDVFNRILVIEEISLKTSQFNDVSLKEMHTIEIIGKYDNVTPSDVARELMVTLGTVTTSLNKLEAKGYINRTRSVNDRRVVFLSLTKRGRLLNRLHAKFHKNMVGHVTEGMDEESMEALLKGLKNLHQFLEDLI; encoded by the coding sequence TTGGAATACAATAAAATCAATGATTACTTAGTCGACGTCTTTAATAGGATTTTAGTAATTGAAGAAATTAGTTTAAAGACTAGTCAATTTAACGATGTTTCACTAAAAGAAATGCATACCATTGAGATTATCGGAAAATATGACAATGTCACACCAAGTGACGTAGCTAGGGAACTAATGGTTACCTTAGGTACAGTCACAACTAGTTTAAATAAACTTGAAGCAAAAGGTTATATTAATCGGACAAGGTCAGTCAACGACCGTCGCGTCGTTTTTTTATCTCTGACAAAACGGGGAAGACTACTCAATAGATTGCATGCTAAATTTCATAAAAATATGGTCGGTCATGTGACTGAAGGTATGGATGAGGAAAGCATGGAAGCCCTATTGAAAGGTCTCAAAAACTTACATCAATTCTTGGAGGACTTGATTTAA